The genomic window TGGTTCTTGAAGTGCACGATCGGGAATTTGGAAAGCACCGCGTTGCCGTGATGTCCCTTGGGATACACCGCATTGCGGCCATAGGCAAATTGCGGCCACATGGTGTCCGCAAGGAATTCGTAGTGCGGTGCCTCGGGCCAGTTGTCGACTTTGCGCGAGTGCCGCGAATGCGTGCCCAGCACCTCCTGCAAAAACACGACGTCCGCGCCGACAGTCCGGACGGCATCGCGCAGCTCCGGCAGGATGAATTTGCGGTTGAGCGCAGTGAACCCTTTGTGGGTGTTCACTGTCATGACCTTGAGGGAAGTGGGTGCGGCTGTCACAGATCTCAGTTGTAACGGTCACGCGCTCGATGGGCTGTAGGAACGCGCCACCTTCGCCCTCATTCCTTTCCGACCCTGACAAAGCTTGGCGAAACCTTTCGTGCTCGCCCTCCTCGCTCCTACAACTCTGGCTGCTGCGCCCCGACACGGTGCGCGCCAACAGGGGCTACGGTGGAGCCAGAGCTTTTCGAGCGGAAGGGCTCATCCATCCATTCTGAAATTCAGTAAAGGACATCGCCATGAAAAACCAACGTCTGTTATCCGTACTCACCGCCACCTTGTTGGGCGTCGGCAGCATCAGCGCAATGGCCCAGGACAAGCCTGCAGCACCGAATCCGTCCAAGGGCGGCGAAGGCAGCACGATCTCGCTCAAGAACGGTACGACCAACCCGCCTCAGCGACCTGACGGCACCGAACCGGTGTCGCGCGAAGCTGTGAAGGCAGAGACGCGCGCTGCTAACCGCGCGAAGACCATTCCAACCGGAGAAGCGAGCACGATGGGCTCGATGACCAAGCAGCCCAACGAAACGATGCAGGCGACCGGTGACATGTCCCGCAAGGAAGTCAGCATGGCGGGGCGCAAGACCAAGCCGGTGCGTGGTGACAAGGTCGAACGTCCAGACGTTCCCACCAATCCAGCCGCAGGTGGCGGTACGCCGAAGTAATTCAGTGCTCGCCTGAGGCAAAACAAAAGCCCGTAGCGCGATGAGCGCCACGGGCTTTTTATTGACGTCGAGGCTGAGCTTTTATGCACTCAGCGTCGATGGCTCATCCCTTGACAGGAGGCGGCGCGCGATGGGCATCCGGGCCGCCCTGACCGTGGTGACCGCGGTGACCGTCATGGCCCATGTGCGCAGTTTCCGCATCGAAGGTTTTTTGCTGTTCGGGATTCAGGCCCGCGTAGAAGGTCTTCGTTGCTTCCGCCCGCTTCGCGAACATGGCGGTGCGTTCGCTCTGACGGGCTTGCATGCGCTCGAGACGCTGCGGCGTTGTCAGCTTGGCAAACTCAGCGCGGTCGGTCCGCTGTGGT from Variovorax sp. PAMC28562 includes these protein-coding regions:
- a CDS encoding serine/threonine protein kinase, which encodes MKNQRLLSVLTATLLGVGSISAMAQDKPAAPNPSKGGEGSTISLKNGTTNPPQRPDGTEPVSREAVKAETRAANRAKTIPTGEASTMGSMTKQPNETMQATGDMSRKEVSMAGRKTKPVRGDKVERPDVPTNPAAGGGTPK